The following DNA comes from Anopheles coustani chromosome 2, idAnoCousDA_361_x.2, whole genome shotgun sequence.
CTCGGAGAAATTGTTCGTTCGCCGAAAAGATGTTGTCCAGGTTGAGGTGAACGATGGACGGTTGTGCTCGGGCCAGCTCCAGGATGTCACGTTCCTTCAGTTCGTAGCAGGACTTGAGGGAAACCTTCCGTAACCGGAGCGTCTCGATGCGCCCAATCTGCTGGAGTATTGCGCTGTTAACCTTGGTGTAGCTCAGTGTGATCGCCTCGAGCGTTGTTCGGTGATGTGCCACAAAGTCAACCAATTGTTCGCCCCAGTGCTCGTACGAGGAAAACGTTAGCTTGAGTGTCTTCAGGTTGGGACTGATCTGTTTGAAGGCGCGAAACAACTCGTCATACACGAACGACGACCGGAAGGTAAGCGAATGCAGTCGCTCCATGCGGAAATCGAATGGCACCTTGTCGATGCTGTAAGTAAGAAACTTGATCGATTTGAGCGTCAGCGACCGGAGGGTGGTCCGCGTGCAGCGCATCATGTTGATAAGGGTTTCCACGTCGTACACTACACAGTCATTGAGCGTTAGTTCCACCACGTGGTTCCCCACGGACCACCACAGGCTCGGGGACCAACGGATTTCGCATGCCTTCAGGCACACCTTCTCAAAGGTGCTGCGGGTGTTCATCAGCATTGTACACTCGGTGCACCCTTCGTATATCAGGGTGCTCCTTAGCGAAAGCACGAAACGGTTCATCAGCGAACGATTGTTGGTAACGATGTCGTACCATTGCGGGCATGTCTGTCGCACCGAGGCCAGATCGGGCATTCGCAGGTTTTTGAAGATTGCGTACAACACCTCGGGCGGAAGCGACTGAACCCCACTGGGTGCACCTCCGCCAACGCTACTATTGTCGATGGACACATCCATCGTACGACTGCAAGTACAAACATGGCCTTTTTATTGTGGATAATATGCTTTGTGGTGGTTGCGTTTCGACGTTCTTCGTACTCACTTACCCCCAGCAACTGGGAAGGCAATGTTGTAGAACTGTAGAACGCAAATACGACCAAATCAGCACGATTGAATAATATCGAACAAAGAGACGCAAAAAGTACGTACTGCGAGTTGTTTTCAATCACAACTTTTTGCAGCCCCATTTATGTTTACGAACTGGTTTATGAGTcttgtttgaatgtttcataGTTACCCGTGTAGTGAAACACATGGTCAAGATACTTTTTGGCAGTACATAAAGCGACACGTTTtgcatcaaataaaatttacgaTAGTAAAAGATACTGGGCAAAGACAAACTGCCTCAGCTTTGCTTCAACTGACCATATGCTGTAAACGCGATTTATGTTCTACCAGCTGATTGTCATTTGAAAACAGACTGACAGCATCCtgttaaaaaatcaaaacattgcaTTGCAACCCGGACCGAAAACAATCTTCTCAAGGTAAGTTTTATTTCGTCATTTGTGATAAACttgtgcagttttttttccaacgagCTAATCTCTTTGTACGCAGAATCAATAGCATCCCATTTTGTTGAAGAGTATTACAGAAACGACCATGTGGCCACTGATTATGCAATTCTTCCGGTCAAATGCGGCGTACATCACGCTTCCAGTGGCAACAATAGTTGGTGTAATTGGCTACAACATTGAAAGCCTTCTTTCGGATAAATATACCCCGTACAGTGGTGAGtatgaaattattcaaaatggTGTGATCGAGCAAAAAATTACTTACTCTATATTAAATGATTAACAACCAATGTCGCTTGTAGGTTCTATTCAGGAAAAGCGAGCTGAACGTATTACTGATGAAAGTAAACTAAAGGATGCAACGAATGTTGAAAAGCTTGTATACAAAGAGAACGTTTTAGGGCGGAACCTTTCACCATCGttagaaaaatagaaatgaaaagaTGTTTATTTGATAAATGTAAGCCCCCTTGCACtatgtaattaaaatataatcgCCGTTTGCATCGACGTTCCTACTAAAACCTTACTATCATTTGAAACATAATGTGAATTGTATGGTTACGATCTTCATCCAATGGCATATTTACTATATTATGATCAAATGGCTTTCAAAATCCTAACAAACATATGGTGCACCTGCTTTGGTATACGGCACTGTGTTTTGTGAAGCTGCCAGCATTCACAAAAAACTGACAGCTTTCATCAGCATCAACATCAATATCGCGTCACTTGTTTGGAAAGATGTGTTGTGCGTGTTATTGCGGCtgagaaaatgaagaaagaaaatacagAAGTGACCGAGCGTCCGTTTAAATTATAAGTATCCTTATCAACTGCCACCCCCGCGGATATGAATAGAAGTCTGATAGAGTTTTTCCATTGTTTACAGCGCATCAAATTTTGAGTCTGACCGGCATCAACTTTGAGCGCAAGAGCATCATCGGCTTCGTTGAGCTGACGATTGTGCCAACCAGCGATTGGCTACCGGTCATTCGCTTGAACTGCCGCCAGTGTCGCATCTATCGCGTAATCTTAAACGACAGCTACGAGGCCGACATACACTACTTCGATCCGTTCCAGGACATCTGTCAgggggaaacgaaaaacaaatcgttggAATTTTTCTCCAAATGCCATCTGGATGTGGCGCGCAAGACGGATGCGGACGAAAACAAGGGCGAACTTGCGGTGGTTGTGCCACCGGAAGCGAAGCACCTGATCGGCGATGGCCGGGGTTTGCGCATCGGTATCGAGTTCTCGCTGGAGGACCCCCCCGGTGGGGTGCACTTCGTCATACCGGAGGGCGAAGGTACAATGGAGGAACGGGCGGCGCATATGTTCACGTACGGGCATGAGAATTCGTCCCGCATGTGGTTTCCTTGCATCGATAGCTATGCGGAACCGTGCACCTGGAAGCTGGAATTTACCGTGGACAAGAGCATGACGGCCGTGTCGTGTGGCGAGCTGGTGGAGGTGGTCATGACGCCGGATCTGCAGCGTAAGACATACCACTACACCGTGTCGGTGCCGGTCTGTGCGCCCAACATTGCGCTTGCCGTTGGACCGTTCGAAATCTACGTCGATCCGCACATGCACGAGGTGACGCACTTTTGCCTGCCCCAGCTGATGCCACTGCTGAAGAACATCGTACGATACCTGCACGAGGTGTTTGAGTTCTACGAGGAAGCCCTGTCGACCCGCTATCCGTTCTCCTGCTACAAACAGGTGTTTGTGGACGAAATCGACAACGAGTGCAATGCGTACGCCACTATGACCATACTCTCGACGCACCTGCTGCActccatcgccatcatcgacCAGACGTTCCATTCGCGAAAGGTCATGTCGAAGGCTATCGCAGAACAGTTCTTCGGTTGCTtcatcacgatggaaaagTGGTCAGACGCGTGGTTGGCGCGTGGTATCGCCGAATACCTTTGCGGGTTGAACtcgaaaaagtgtttcggaaaCAACGCGTACCGCAGCTGGATCCGGGATGAGCTGGACGAGGTGGTCCGGTACGAGGAAAAGTACGGTGGAATCATTCTCGACTGCAGCCAGGCACCGGCCCCGCCGGCCGTATCGAGCATCAGCAACTCCCCGGCCGCCCCGCAAAAGGCGTATAATGACAATCCGTTCTACTTTCCCATCAAAAACCTTCACACCATGTCGCCGAAGTACATCGAGATGATGCGCAAAAAGGCGCACCTGGTGATCCGCATGCTGGAGCACCGGATTGGAcaggagctgctgctgcaggtgTTCAATAAACAGCTCGCGCTGGCATCGAACGCCGCGGGCACGAAAATCAGCAGTGGTCTGTGGGGCCATCTGCTCATCTCGACCAACGTGTTCACGAAGGCCATCTTCACCGTGACCGGTAAGGATATGGCGGTGTTTATCGACCAGTGGGTTCGCACCGGAGGGCACGCCAAGTTTACGATGACCTCCGTGTTCAACTCAAAGCGTAATACGATCGAGCTTGAGATCCGTCAGGATTGCGTCAACCAGCGAGGCGTCCGTAAGTACGTTGGGCCGCTGCTGATTCAACTGCAAGAGCTGGACGGCACATTTAAGCACACGCTGCAGATTGAGAACATTATTGTGAAGTCAGACATAACGTGCCACTCGAAGAGTCGACgtaacaagaagaagaaaattccCCTATGCACTGGAGAGGAGGTGGACATGGATCTGTCGCCGATGGCGTAAGTAAATGAGTAGTTAGTTAACCTTTTAAGAAATGCTAACAAGCTTAAATTGGTTCCATTATAGAGAATCTCCAGTTCTTTGGATCAGACTGGACCCCGAAATGACGCTGCTTCGCTCGGTTAACATAGAGCAGCCCGATTTCCAGTGGCAATTTCAACTGCGCCACGAGCGTGACGTCACGGCTCAGCTGGAAGCCATCAAGGCGCTGGAAAAATATGCCACGGCCCAAACGCGCCTCGCGCTTACCGATACGATCGAAAACGAGCGCATCTTCTACGAGGTGCGCTGCCAGGCCGCCCTCTGCCTGACGAAAGTGGCCAACGCAATGGTTACATCCTGGCAGGGCCCGCCGGCCATGCTAACCATCTTCAAGAAGTCGTTCGGATCGTTCAGTGCGCCGCACATCATTCGG
Coding sequences within:
- the LOC131262623 gene encoding transcription initiation factor TFIID subunit 2 isoform X2, which codes for MKKENTEVTERPFKLAHQILSLTGINFERKSIIGFVELTIVPTSDWLPVIRLNCRQCRIYRVILNDSYEADIHYFDPFQDICQGETKNKSLEFFSKCHLDVARKTDADENKGELAVVVPPEAKHLIGDGRGLRIGIEFSLEDPPGGVHFVIPEGEGTMEERAAHMFTYGHENSSRMWFPCIDSYAEPCTWKLEFTVDKSMTAVSCGELVEVVMTPDLQRKTYHYTVSVPVCAPNIALAVGPFEIYVDPHMHEVTHFCLPQLMPLLKNIVRYLHEVFEFYEEALSTRYPFSCYKQVFVDEIDNECNAYATMTILSTHLLHSIAIIDQTFHSRKVMSKAIAEQFFGCFITMEKWSDAWLARGIAEYLCGLNSKKCFGNNAYRSWIRDELDEVVRYEEKYGGIILDCSQAPAPPAVSSISNSPAAPQKAYNDNPFYFPIKNLHTMSPKYIEMMRKKAHLVIRMLEHRIGQELLLQVFNKQLALASNAAGTKISSGLWGHLLISTNVFTKAIFTVTGKDMAVFIDQWVRTGGHAKFTMTSVFNSKRNTIELEIRQDCVNQRGVRKYVGPLLIQLQELDGTFKHTLQIENIIVKSDITCHSKSRRNKKKKIPLCTGEEVDMDLSPMAESPVLWIRLDPEMTLLRSVNIEQPDFQWQFQLRHERDVTAQLEAIKALEKYATAQTRLALTDTIENERIFYEVRCQAALCLTKVANAMVTSWQGPPAMLTIFKKSFGSFSAPHIIRQNNFTNFQHYFLQKTIPVAMAGLRTAHGICPPEVIRFLLDLFKYNDNSKNHYSDNYYRAALVEALGNTITPVISVVHQGRALSSENLSADAKLVLEEVTRILNLEKHLPSYKFSVSIACLKVIRKLQKCGHLPTNPKIYRSYAAYGQYIDVRLAAMECLVDYVKIDGRWEDLQHLMELLENDPDPMARHQLGRYLIDALPFDKSNRHRLDREELALRIWDNMNSKLSHDTRLRCDMIDLYYTLYSIRLPHCLANQELESILRPQKLASTFVSSSSSSDRPNRRNSSTTDDIEVGPYMVMKRDRSATPEPPTVPKETFDMIEIGDTQVMIPRSREESPFGRTESKIQEDLIIETVEASIKTEVVETEPKQTGGVKEEVIDLDEPDTPTPAGTADKEPPLKKLKTEQFYSDNSISLPGINTAGMQGTGPTGFEPGMFGSMPSAFQDSSALADSNSSKTDGSKKKKKKDKKKHKHKHKHKHNKDKDRDRDKDKDRERGKSKEKDKKDPNIVRVIREETQETLSSADSSSRDSNPTMDLTL
- the LOC131262639 gene encoding small integral membrane protein 12-A, whose protein sequence is MWPLIMQFFRSNAAYITLPVATIVGVIGYNIESLLSDKYTPYSGSIQEKRAERITDESKLKDATNVEKLVYKENVLGRNLSPSLEK
- the LOC131262623 gene encoding transcription initiation factor TFIID subunit 2 isoform X1, with the protein product MKKENTEVTERPFKLAHQILSLTGINFERKSIIGFVELTIVPTSDWLPVIRLNCRQCRIYRVILNDSYEADIHYFDPFQDICQGETKNKSLEFFSKCHLDVARKTDADENKGELAVVVPPEAKHLIGDGRGLRIGIEFSLEDPPGGVHFVIPEGEGTMEERAAHMFTYGHENSSRMWFPCIDSYAEPCTWKLEFTVDKSMTAVSCGELVEVVMTPDLQRKTYHYTVSVPVCAPNIALAVGPFEIYVDPHMHEVTHFCLPQLMPLLKNIVRYLHEVFEFYEEALSTRYPFSCYKQVFVDEIDNECNAYATMTILSTHLLHSIAIIDQTFHSRKVMSKAIAEQFFGCFITMEKWSDAWLARGIAEYLCGLNSKKCFGNNAYRSWIRDELDEVVRYEEKYGGIILDCSQAPAPPAVSSISNSPAAPQKAYNDNPFYFPIKNLHTMSPKYIEMMRKKAHLVIRMLEHRIGQELLLQVFNKQLALASNAAGTKISSGLWGHLLISTNVFTKAIFTVTGKDMAVFIDQWVRTGGHAKFTMTSVFNSKRNTIELEIRQDCVNQRGVRKYVGPLLIQLQELDGTFKHTLQIENIIVKSDITCHSKSRRNKKKKIPLCTGEEVDMDLSPMAESPVLWIRLDPEMTLLRSVNIEQPDFQWQFQLRHERDVTAQLEAIKALEKYATAQTRLALTDTIENERIFYEVRCQAALCLTKVANAMVTSWQGPPAMLTIFKKSFGSFSAPHIIRQNNFTNFQHYFLQKTIPVAMAGLRTAHGICPPEVIRFLLDLFKYNDNSKNHYSDNYYRAALVEALGNTITPVISVVHQGRALSSENLSADAKLVLEEVTRILNLEKHLPSYKFSVSIACLKVIRKLQKCGHLPTNPKIYRSYAAYGQYIDVRLAAMECLVDYVKIDGRWEDLQHLMELLENDPDPMARHQLGRYLIDALPFDKSNRHRLDREELALRIWDNMNSKLSHDTRLRCDMIDLYYTLYSIRLPHCLANQELESILRPQKLASTFVSSSSSSDRPNRRNSSTTDDIEVGPYMVMKRDRSATPEPPTVPKETFDMIEIGDTQVMIPRSREESPFGRTESKIQEDAENERVARENQLIIETVEASIKTEVVETEPKQTGGVKEEVIDLDEPDTPTPAGTADKEPPLKKLKTEQFYSDNSISLPGINTAGMQGTGPTGFEPGMFGSMPSAFQDSSALADSNSSKTDGSKKKKKKDKKKHKHKHKHKHNKDKDRDRDKDKDRERGKSKEKDKKDPNIVRVIREETQETLSSADSSSRDSNPTMDLTL
- the LOC131262627 gene encoding F-box and leucine-rich repeat protein 13-like — translated: MDVSIDNSSVGGGAPSGVQSLPPEVLYAIFKNLRMPDLASVRQTCPQWYDIVTNNRSLMNRFVLSLRSTLIYEGCTECTMLMNTRSTFEKVCLKACEIRWSPSLWWSVGNHVVELTLNDCVVYDVETLINMMRCTRTTLRSLTLKSIKFLTYSIDKVPFDFRMERLHSLTFRSSFVYDELFRAFKQISPNLKTLKLTFSSYEHWGEQLVDFVAHHRTTLEAITLSYTKVNSAILQQIGRIETLRLRKVSLKSCYELKERDILELARAQPSIVHLNLDNIFSANEQFLRALSAFLPQMKRIKLRVARIMNLHLSFLAHLKQLNYLKITDSTHVKGNLDLSAYENPALEKLYVSAATFSRNILPRFFERCPNIRSLTLYQCTYENIHDLQLAFSHLKGLEYLNLQRTFDIGDSFFNRDVFDTVVMPFERIRFYPIANLRKLCYLNLSHCRDLSDQTLMALSFPLLKKIDLRGLHITEAGIESMVRECPLLEYVLVDACKRICDNAVLFLCRDLKGLRLLNLEGCKAITDLSVEHIMRYCRSLVWLNVLNCPQLTVEAKKRLSTLRSLRSLHEHVET